The Deltaproteobacteria bacterium genome window below encodes:
- a CDS encoding ABC transporter permease — protein MSPLRIFAYVTRHLYLYKRSLPRLMEVFYWPILDLMVWGFITVYLGSYKATLPAFITFFIGALILWDILFRSQQSISVSFLEDMWSRNLLNIFVSPLTPLEYVASLLIISMIKLLLASSVMVVIAYLLYSFNVFTLGFHLVPLVINLLIMGWAMGVITTGVILRFGQEAEVLAWGVAFLFQPLSAVFYPVEVLPPILQKIAYYIPSAHVFEGMRHVINEKTLPTDHLIMAIVLNIVYVAGSALFFYWNFQSVKKKGLLVKVGE, from the coding sequence GTGAGCCCTCTAAGGATATTCGCGTACGTAACGCGCCACCTCTACCTATACAAAAGAAGCCTGCCGAGGCTGATGGAGGTGTTTTACTGGCCAATCCTGGATTTAATGGTCTGGGGGTTCATCACAGTGTACCTCGGCTCATATAAGGCCACACTTCCGGCCTTCATAACGTTCTTTATCGGCGCGCTCATACTCTGGGACATACTGTTTCGCTCGCAGCAGAGCATCTCTGTTTCGTTTTTAGAAGACATGTGGTCGAGAAACCTCCTTAATATCTTCGTCAGCCCGCTTACGCCGCTTGAGTACGTGGCCTCGCTCCTGATTATCAGCATGATAAAGCTCCTTCTTGCCTCGAGCGTGATGGTGGTTATCGCCTACCTTCTCTACTCCTTTAACGTCTTCACTCTCGGATTCCATCTCGTGCCGCTCGTTATAAACCTTCTTATAATGGGCTGGGCAATGGGCGTGATAACGACAGGCGTCATCCTGCGCTTTGGCCAGGAGGCCGAGGTGCTTGCCTGGGGTGTGGCCTTCCTTTTCCAGCCGCTTAGCGCAGTGTTCTACCCGGTAGAGGTGCTGCCGCCAATACTTCAGAAAATCGCCTACTACATACCATCTGCCCATGTGTTCGAGGGCATGAGGCACGTTATAAACGAAAAAACCCTTCCAACCGACCATCTTATAATGGCAATTGTTTTAAATATCGTTTACGTCGCAGGTTCGGCTCTTTTCTTTTACTGGAACTTCCAGTCAGTAAAGAAAAAAGGACTTCTTGTGAAGGTCGGGGAATAA
- a CDS encoding ABC transporter ATP-binding protein, which translates to MNTANHEPIVSVKGLKKEFNGTTAVDGISFEIKKGEILALLGPNGAGKTTTLHMLLGLITPTAGEIRIFGKDMNKERSAILSRINFSSSYVSLPYSLTVIENLTVFARLYGVKNHREKIQRLLETFEISGIMHDSTRKLSSGQLTRVSLVKALINDPEILFLDEPTASLDPDIADRTRKLLKKIKDEQGLSILYTSHNMSEVEELCDRVVFLDKGSIIATGAPEEIKKNFNETSLENVFLKIARQG; encoded by the coding sequence ATGAACACCGCTAACCACGAACCCATAGTCTCGGTAAAGGGCCTGAAAAAGGAATTTAACGGCACAACGGCCGTTGACGGCATTTCCTTTGAGATAAAAAAGGGCGAAATACTCGCGCTCCTTGGCCCAAACGGCGCTGGCAAGACAACGACTCTCCATATGCTCCTTGGCCTTATCACGCCCACTGCCGGAGAGATACGCATCTTTGGCAAGGACATGAACAAGGAAAGGAGCGCGATATTATCGCGCATCAACTTTTCGTCATCGTATGTATCGCTTCCGTACTCGCTTACGGTGATTGAGAACCTAACTGTATTCGCAAGGCTCTACGGCGTAAAGAACCACAGAGAAAAAATACAAAGACTTCTCGAAACATTCGAGATTTCCGGCATCATGCACGACTCTACACGTAAGCTCTCTTCGGGGCAGCTAACACGGGTAAGCCTCGTAAAGGCGCTTATAAACGACCCGGAAATACTTTTTCTCGACGAGCCAACGGCGAGCCTCGACCCTGACATAGCCGACAGAACAAGGAAGCTGCTTAAGAAAATCAAGGACGAACAGGGGCTTTCGATACTATATACCTCGCACAACATGAGCGAGGTTGAAGAGCTCTGCGACCGCGTTGTGTTCCTTGATAAAGGCAGCATCATAGCCACTGGCGCGCCAGAAGAGATAAAGAAGAACTTCAACGAAACATCACTAGAGAACGTATTTCTAAAAATTGCAAGGCAGGGATAA